One window of Leptotrichia sp. oral taxon 498 genomic DNA carries:
- the speB gene encoding agmatinase, translating into MRKQNIHTFIGCDNEYDESSIVIFGAPFDSTTSFRPGTRFASSVMRNESFGIETYSPYQDKDLEDYKIFDGGDLELSFGNSNLALQDIQDETESILNDGKIPFMIGGEHSVTLGAVKAVFKKYPDLHIIQFDAHTDLRDEYLGQYFSHASVIRRCWDMVGDNKIFQFGIRSGERAEWDFAKKHLHTTKFNFGKNFDELDKVIEKLKGKPVYFTLDLDVLDPSEFPGTGTPEAGGVTFTELHKSIEKISELNIVGLDMNELSPIYDQSGQSTALACKLLREILLFISK; encoded by the coding sequence ATGAGAAAACAAAATATACATACATTTATTGGCTGCGACAATGAATATGACGAAAGTAGTATTGTAATTTTCGGTGCTCCATTTGACAGCACTACTTCCTTTAGACCTGGGACACGATTTGCAAGTTCCGTTATGAGAAATGAGAGTTTTGGAATTGAAACTTACAGTCCTTATCAAGACAAGGATTTGGAAGATTACAAAATTTTTGACGGTGGCGACTTGGAACTTTCTTTTGGAAATTCAAATTTGGCGCTTCAAGACATTCAAGATGAAACCGAGAGTATTTTAAATGACGGAAAAATTCCATTTATGATAGGTGGAGAGCATTCTGTCACATTGGGAGCCGTAAAAGCGGTTTTTAAAAAATATCCAGATTTACACATAATTCAGTTTGACGCTCACACAGATTTAAGGGATGAATATTTGGGTCAATATTTTTCACACGCTTCAGTAATTAGAAGATGCTGGGATATGGTTGGCGACAATAAAATTTTTCAGTTTGGAATAAGAAGCGGAGAACGAGCTGAATGGGATTTTGCAAAAAAACATCTTCATACGACAAAATTTAACTTTGGAAAAAATTTTGACGAACTGGACAAAGTTATTGAAAAACTAAAAGGTAAACCTGTTTACTTCACATTGGATTTAGATGTGCTAGATCCGTCAGAATTTCCAGGAACGGGGACACCTGAAGCGGGAGGAGTTACTTTTACTGAGTTGCACAAATCAATAGAAAAAATCTCAGAATTAAATATTGTAGGACTTGATATGAACGAATTATCGCCTATTTACGACCAATCGGGACAATCTACCGCTCTTGCATGTAAGCTTCTAAGAGAAATTTTGCTATTTATTTCAAAATAA